Below is a genomic region from Ascaphus truei isolate aAscTru1 chromosome 5, aAscTru1.hap1, whole genome shotgun sequence.
GATGCACATAATTTTCCGATACTGGGACCCTCTGATTCCCTACAGAACGGTGTAGCCGGTGCGTTTAAACGGCCGTCTAATTGTGAGTGGCAACAGTTTCCTATTCGCCTGTAGAACCATGAAATGCAACGGCCATATTGAGTCCTTTTTACAGAGCAGAAAAGAGAAACTACATTCCAGCTCTGTATACATTCCAGCTCTGTATAGAATGTTGGAGGCCCTGTATCCGCTAGGTGCCTGATGGATATCCTTCCCTTTCCCAATAAAAGTAGGACTGACAGTGAAGGCAGTAAAAACAGCAGGATTCTCAAGGGAAAAAAAACCtaaatatattttgatatatgGAAAGGTTCATTTTCCAAGTTACAAGGGTATAAAAAGTTCAATTTAACTAATATTTAGGGGGTTGTGACAATtacagccttaggctgcgcttatagtgcctggcgacagcgacgccgctccaaaacaaatccattgactctgtcgcaagcgcttatagtaagcgcgaccaaAAATTGAAGCCatgtaaattagattttttagatACATTCGCCCCATATGACTGTCTCTAAAGCAATCAGTGTGCTGCccgcccccttcgtgacgtcactggccttgtcaccaGCAACAGCGCTTAAAACTAAAGTATaaaactttcgctagtggcgacgtcatcggtcgcgtctccgtcactataagcgcagcctaagaagttCACTGCTGCAAGTATAATGcacaaaacagcaccagattattCAATAAGGTTCTCGCCAAAAAGTGTGGTGCTACAGTTCAGAGACTCGGAGACTTTGATACTGTACTCAACACCACACAGTATAAACAAATTGGCAAAACATCCAGACCAATCTCTCAAAGCACAAAAATACTGTGTTACCTTTTTCTTTAAATAATGCTGGTGCCGTTTTGTCAGCCATAATTTTGCAGCCGGGAAGCTTTCAGTTACAAATTAGGGGAAACACTGATGATACCTTTCTACCTCTCGCTCTGTCCCCCTCAAAACAATCTTGACAgaataaatgtaatttaaaacAGAACGTATTCCTGCTAACAAACAGTGGTAATGTTTTAGCCTTGGTTTTGTCAGGGTCTTTGATCCACAGGGAGCCATTAATCCAAAGTCTTCTAAAGCGTTGCTGGCACTTAAGGGTTAATCCACATGTATAACGTTTCTAAATCATCGTAGTGTTGTAACTGCTGGTGTGAAGATTCTGAACAAGGTCATTCAACCAACTGGGTCCTTATGGGCTTACAAGTACTCAAGACTTTATTATCCCGCTCTGGGCTTGCTGAAACTCCTCCATTTCAACTGGTGTCCTCAGGTACTGCTCGATCTCGCTGTCCGATATGTCCTCCTCCCCTGTGATGTCCAGCCGGCCTGGGGAGAACGCCTTGGAACGGCTTCTCTTCTTTGGATTGGCCAGGcatgggggaaggaagggtgttaTAGGACTTGGTTGGCGAGTAGAGGGCTGGGCTTCTGGCTCTGCTGTTGACATCACACTCTCTGTGGCTGCCAGAGCCCGTCTGAGAAGGTATGCACGATGCTTTAAGATGTCATCCACGTGCTGCACCACGTTCTTCTTATTTAGCGACAGCACCTTCAGCCAAGCCAGCTGTGTGGCCATCTTCAGCAGAGTGTCCTGAAGCTCCTTCAACCTCTTTGGGGCTGGTGGCGGCAGGTCGGTGTCAGACAGTTTGCAAAAGCGGGAGAGGGTGCAGGACAGGCGGTGGGACGGTCTCAGTGATTGCCAGGACAGGTAAGCCGCAGCTGTGACAATGGGGATGGGGTGACGCCCAGTCACCAGCCATGTCTCGCTGGCCAATTCAACTATCAGCAAAGTCCTTTCTAACACCTTGTCCATATCCTCTGCGTATTCGGGAATGGTGGCTGGGGAGTCCTGGAAGAGCTTGAAACTGGAACGACAAATATATTGGTGAGAACATACACAATGTAATTGGCTTTCTTCGAAAGATTCAATTCccactaaagtaacattatcacTGATCTGCTTCTTGTGGAAAAAAATTCCCAATTATTGCCTAAAACCAATTATGCTgcaaacaagaaacaaaaaaaaccaagTATATACACCAGTGAATTATTGAGAAATATAACGCTTtaacacacagcatcagagaatTTGAGTAAATATGGAGTACAAACCTCCCAAAAGCATTGGTTTCAATAGTGACATTAAAAGTTAAGAAATACTGGTCTTATTTGAATAAAAATGGGCTCAACCATCGACACTttacctattaaacatgccaACGCCACTTTGGTCATATGAGGCACTAGCTAACTCTTTCGCTGCTGGAAGCCTGGCGACACTAGACTACCATTGTGGTCACGTAAATCACGGGCAGTCTGCCAGCGTTACTAACAGAAGCAAAGCTCCTCGCGATCGCAGTGAACGTGATCTCCCCCAGAAAACGAGCAATACACCAGATCACGTTCCTGGGACCTAACAAAAGCCCCTGGAGTGCCGACCTTTGTGACATTCAGggaataccaaaaaaaaaaaaaaagaaggacagCCAGAAAGTTATGatgatattattaataatatatattaagtATTTAAATCAGGCACACAAGGGGTTACCATTGGTTACAAATTGCGTTAAAAAATACAAGAAAAGTTTATGGCCTATCAAGTTCTATAGGACAGATAGAATCTAAATGGCATCTATTTTTGCCAGAAGGGATTGAAATATTGTTTCCTCGCACTTGAACGGGAAACTTCTTTGAAGGGTTCAGGGGGCGTGGCTAAGAACGTATCCCAAAAAGAGTAAATTTAGTAAATATGAAGATATCATGAGCCAACACCTATTCTGAAGAATAACGAATGGATATTCTAAACAGTTGCAATGGGACGGATGCattaaaagcagcagtccaagctgccatttcttTTTTGTGTcggccccctcccccacctttaatatgtgcatcaatacaatccacacaataagtaatttgcTAAGTTGTTGATCGATCCGCAAAGATTCTGCTCGGGGGTTCACCAAATGGCTTTCAATgcggcagaagaggaccaaagatgcaaagttctgtggggaagaccatgtgaccaggcagtcactagatacaatttgtgcactgctagagtgtgggcagggatcaaaaaaggggtgtgccaaagcctgtttcagaagaggaaggggatgcgactttgtaaatgattgctaaaaaaaaaaaaaaaaaaaaaaaaaataataatatgcttgttgcattaaaaatgtaattcagtttaaaaaaaataaaataaaatgctgcaagtattttctcatactacAGCACTGATGTATATCTCtagggtctgcagctttaaggccaaACCATTCATGTTTAGGAGATGGCAAAGGACAGATAtcaatttgtcactcaaattttttgtcactcaaatttaggagcaagtcGGCCAACATTAGTCTTGTTACAGTCGACACTTGACTGAACCTATTGATATGAATCACATTATTCCAAGTATTAAAGAAATAAAGTTAGGAGCGCATTTCTATATTCAGTCAACTTTTAACATCTAAAGAATTTTTAATTCTTAAGTCGTAAAACTGTCGGGCTGATTGATGGAAAGGTGTGGGTGTGTCTTTCAATGCAGAGGGTTTGGGCATAAAAATTGGCATTTGTGAATAGAAAATTAGATTTCAACTAAGGGAGTGTTCATCCTGGAGCACGTGAAATCTCAATTTCAACTCAACACCCTTTGGGAAAAGATCTGATCAATGTTAGACGGCAACGGACGTtagattcatgttttttttttttaaattttgatgAAACGATGTAtttaatattactgtatgttcttgtaatctctaa
It encodes:
- the BRF2 gene encoding transcription factor IIIB 50 kDa subunit isoform X1 → MGLETRERPKMSNLKLCPDCGSSDIVEDAHYSQEQLVCAECGFILSEGLLATTQAEEGFQQAVRFSHSTGETESMSRTKLRDLKRVRDLCKILGLPSGFEDTAVSYYEKTWQQSLYHSVTLQKKEVVVGCCVYITCRQHRWPLTMATICSLLYSKKEIFAGVYLDMVHVLKLDVPSLSLQDLVKVHCKSFKLFQDSPATIPEYAEDMDKVLERTLLIVELASETWLVTGRHPIPIVTAAAYLSWQSLRPSHRLSCTLSRFCKLSDTDLPPPAPKRLKELQDTLLKMATQLAWLKVLSLNKKNVVQHVDDILKHRAYLLRRALAATESVMSTAEPEAQPSTRQPSPITPFLPPCLANPKKRSRSKAFSPGRLDITGEEDISDSEIEQYLRTPVEMEEFQQAQSGIIKS
- the BRF2 gene encoding transcription factor IIIB 50 kDa subunit isoform X2 translates to MSNLKLCPDCGSSDIVEDAHYSQEQLVCAECGFILSEGLLATTQAEEGFQQAVRFSHSTGETESMSRTKLRDLKRVRDLCKILGLPSGFEDTAVSYYEKTWQQSLYHSVTLQKKEVVVGCCVYITCRQHRWPLTMATICSLLYSKKEIFAGVYLDMVHVLKLDVPSLSLQDLVKVHCKSFKLFQDSPATIPEYAEDMDKVLERTLLIVELASETWLVTGRHPIPIVTAAAYLSWQSLRPSHRLSCTLSRFCKLSDTDLPPPAPKRLKELQDTLLKMATQLAWLKVLSLNKKNVVQHVDDILKHRAYLLRRALAATESVMSTAEPEAQPSTRQPSPITPFLPPCLANPKKRSRSKAFSPGRLDITGEEDISDSEIEQYLRTPVEMEEFQQAQSGIIKS